A region from the Catellatospora sp. TT07R-123 genome encodes:
- a CDS encoding MFS transporter, with protein MATSMIGFALFALQQRRTAAAGREPLVTPALLRKPAFTVGLGGIALFFSGLIGTQLVLTLFLQIGQHFTAGEAGLGNLPLAVGTAIGGAVSGAFLADKIGRKVLQIGPLVQLAGAAVLWSELDGLDAASFSIWDIALGVAVAGVGAGMVIAALFSFILAAVDDDEIGSASGVLSAVQAVGGSIGVAVFGSVFFAQAKTGDFTSGFHRALIVHACLLVVFLAITFLLPEKGRPEELHHGITLDAAADSSGTKQHLTV; from the coding sequence ATGGCCACCTCCATGATCGGTTTCGCCCTCTTCGCCCTCCAGCAGCGCCGTACAGCCGCCGCGGGCCGCGAGCCGCTGGTGACCCCGGCCCTGCTGCGCAAGCCAGCTTTCACCGTCGGGCTCGGCGGCATCGCCCTGTTCTTCAGCGGGCTCATCGGCACCCAACTCGTGCTGACCCTGTTCCTCCAGATCGGCCAGCACTTCACCGCCGGTGAGGCGGGACTCGGCAACCTGCCCCTCGCGGTAGGAACCGCGATCGGCGGCGCGGTCAGCGGCGCGTTCCTCGCCGACAAGATCGGACGCAAGGTGCTGCAGATCGGGCCGCTGGTCCAGCTGGCCGGTGCGGCCGTACTGTGGTCCGAGCTCGACGGCCTCGACGCCGCCTCGTTCTCGATCTGGGACATCGCCCTCGGCGTGGCAGTGGCGGGCGTCGGCGCCGGTATGGTGATCGCCGCCCTGTTCAGCTTCATCCTGGCCGCGGTCGACGACGACGAGATCGGATCCGCCTCCGGTGTCCTGTCGGCGGTCCAGGCGGTCGGCGGTTCCATCGGCGTCGCGGTCTTCGGCTCGGTCTTCTTCGCCCAGGCCAAGACCGGCGACTTCACCAGCGGCTTCCACCGCGCCCTCATCGTCCACGCATGCCTGCTGGTGGTCTTCCTCGCGATCACCTTCCTGCTGCCCGAGAAGGGCCGCCCCGAAGAATTGCACCACGGCATCACCCTCGACGCAGCTGCCGACAGCTCCGGCACCAAGCAGCACCTCACTGTGTGA
- a CDS encoding radical SAM protein: MARIALVNLSSLSMPGNDPIFPLGIERIRQVLCEAGHSVRVVDFQREPQLQRDHSWVRQGWDVVGMTIRNVDPIELACESHVPHYRDYAADLREAAGAAADSILWVGGGPGFSLFAQEFTEALNLNVGVVGPGESVMLRLCKDPLRSAEQRNVVVTGTPDPKFSTRVMDYDPELMAVYASKRSAMIGVETRRKSCYQGCTYCPYAHITKDDWGAERDIPALLAEVRAIHDAGIRQIFFTDAIFNADIRYAKKVVAALNSDLDCPGLRWSAYFTPKPFDREFAALLAESDVEYVVISPDSLHPGMMNEIGKSFGIQHVDRCLELCREFGLKPKINVVLGGPNENEDTARATLEYINQNLEPQELVLHIGYRVLPETAMSRQTETTAKELLEPTFLHIDPEMFGWLYKYLDSKFLKPEFILNAAAAKRGLRSRRVVRAQYSVARKLLPLAVQ; the protein is encoded by the coding sequence ATGGCACGTATCGCGTTGGTGAACCTGTCCAGTCTGTCGATGCCGGGAAATGACCCGATCTTTCCCTTGGGCATTGAGCGAATTCGGCAGGTCCTGTGCGAGGCCGGTCACAGCGTGCGTGTCGTCGACTTCCAGCGTGAACCGCAGCTCCAGCGTGACCACTCGTGGGTTCGCCAGGGCTGGGACGTGGTCGGCATGACCATACGCAATGTCGATCCCATCGAACTCGCCTGCGAGAGCCACGTCCCGCATTATCGCGATTACGCTGCCGACCTGCGCGAAGCAGCGGGAGCTGCGGCCGACTCGATCCTGTGGGTCGGCGGCGGCCCCGGCTTCAGCCTCTTCGCCCAGGAGTTCACCGAGGCCCTGAACCTGAATGTGGGAGTCGTCGGGCCGGGCGAGAGCGTCATGCTGCGTCTCTGCAAGGATCCGCTTCGCTCTGCTGAACAGCGCAACGTCGTCGTCACGGGAACCCCCGACCCGAAGTTCTCCACCCGTGTCATGGACTACGACCCCGAGCTCATGGCTGTCTACGCCAGCAAGCGCAGCGCGATGATCGGTGTCGAAACCCGCAGGAAGAGCTGCTACCAGGGCTGCACCTACTGTCCGTACGCGCACATCACGAAGGACGACTGGGGCGCGGAGCGGGACATTCCCGCCCTGCTGGCCGAGGTGCGGGCCATCCATGACGCCGGGATCAGGCAGATCTTCTTCACCGACGCGATCTTCAACGCCGACATCCGGTATGCGAAGAAGGTCGTGGCCGCTCTCAACAGCGACCTGGACTGTCCCGGCCTGAGGTGGTCTGCCTACTTCACGCCGAAGCCGTTCGACCGGGAGTTCGCCGCGCTGCTCGCGGAGAGCGACGTCGAATACGTCGTCATCTCACCCGACAGCCTGCACCCCGGGATGATGAACGAGATCGGGAAGTCCTTCGGCATCCAGCATGTCGACCGCTGCCTGGAACTGTGCCGGGAATTCGGTCTCAAGCCGAAGATCAATGTCGTGCTCGGTGGACCTAATGAGAACGAGGACACCGCTCGGGCCACACTTGAGTACATCAACCAGAACCTGGAGCCTCAGGAGCTGGTGCTGCATATCGGATACCGTGTCCTGCCCGAGACCGCCATGAGCCGGCAGACGGAGACGACTGCCAAAGAGCTCCTGGAACCCACCTTCCTTCACATCGACCCCGAGATGTTCGGGTGGCTCTACAAGTACCTGGACTCCAAGTTCCTGAAGCCGGAGTTCATCCTCAACGCCGCAGCGGCCAAGCGTGGTCTGCGCAGCCGTCGAGTCGTGCGGGCACAATACTCCGTCGCGCGCAAGCTGCTGCCCTTGGCGGTCCAGTGA
- a CDS encoding NAD(P)/FAD-dependent oxidoreductase, which translates to MPTAVIIGAGSAGLAAAAALLERGVRSVVLEQGDQVATSWRQRHEDLRLNTIRWLSGLPGSAIPRQAGRWVSRDDYIAYLERYALEQALDIRFGVCAQRLTPTARGWQVGTDAGVYEAAHVVVATGNDRVPWQPQLPGLAAFGRPVMHVAQLRRAADLAGQRVLLIGAGNSAVEIAGHLVDHAVAELWMSVRRPPNILPRQLWGIPLHPVTVALRYLPEGLRDRLAQAISRHAFGDLSRYGLPTATDGPFRRMRTSGVTAAIDQGFVDHLAAGKLRVVADVTRLTANEAVLCDGTRVEPDVIVAATGYRSGLADLLGPLDVLDQHQRPRTGKGRQALPGLWLTGFWPAIEGNLRRHGREAGLIADGIATSRCRSAGPPPHSTSRRRMSPAPDSQHQS; encoded by the coding sequence ATGCCGACGGCTGTGATCATCGGCGCCGGCTCGGCCGGACTGGCCGCAGCGGCCGCCCTGCTGGAACGCGGCGTGAGGAGCGTCGTTCTCGAGCAGGGCGACCAGGTCGCGACTTCATGGCGGCAGCGCCACGAGGACCTGCGGCTCAACACCATACGGTGGCTGTCGGGCCTGCCTGGCTCGGCCATTCCCCGGCAGGCGGGCCGCTGGGTGAGCCGCGACGACTACATCGCCTACCTGGAGCGGTACGCACTGGAGCAGGCCCTCGACATCCGCTTCGGCGTATGCGCCCAGCGCCTCACCCCGACCGCCCGCGGCTGGCAGGTCGGCACGGACGCTGGAGTGTACGAGGCGGCGCATGTCGTCGTCGCCACCGGCAACGACCGGGTTCCCTGGCAACCCCAGCTGCCCGGTCTCGCCGCGTTCGGCCGACCGGTCATGCACGTGGCCCAACTGCGGCGTGCAGCCGACCTCGCCGGGCAGCGGGTCCTGCTGATCGGCGCGGGCAACTCCGCCGTCGAGATCGCCGGGCACCTCGTCGACCATGCCGTCGCCGAGCTGTGGATGTCCGTGCGCCGCCCGCCCAACATCCTGCCGCGCCAGCTGTGGGGCATCCCGCTGCACCCTGTCACCGTCGCGCTGCGCTACCTTCCTGAAGGGCTGCGCGACCGCCTGGCCCAGGCGATCTCCCGGCATGCGTTTGGTGATCTGAGCCGTTATGGCCTGCCCACGGCCACGGATGGCCCGTTCCGGCGGATGCGCACCAGCGGGGTGACCGCCGCGATCGACCAGGGATTCGTCGATCACCTCGCCGCCGGAAAGCTGCGCGTCGTCGCCGACGTCACCCGTCTCACCGCGAACGAGGCCGTCCTGTGCGACGGCACACGCGTCGAGCCCGACGTCATCGTCGCCGCCACCGGCTACCGTTCCGGCCTCGCCGACCTCCTCGGCCCCTTGGACGTCCTCGACCAGCACCAGCGGCCACGCACCGGCAAGGGCCGCCAGGCGCTGCCTGGCCTGTGGCTCACCGGATTCTGGCCCGCGATCGAGGGCAACCTGCGCCGGCACGGGCGCGAAGCCGGGCTCATCGCCGATGGCATCGCCACGAGCCGGTGCCGTTCCGCCGGCCCACCACCCCACTCGACCAGCCGCCGCCGAATGTCGCCCGCACCCGATTCCCAGCATCAATCTTGA
- a CDS encoding TetR/AcrR family transcriptional regulator, whose product MSGSLKTGVRAAKAAATRERMLKAARKLFTEGGYTATTMQAIAAEAGVAVQTLYFTFDTKRAILKELLDVEIAGDTLPIASLERPWADEALAAPPAEMLRLLAVKTAEVHSRVAAVLEVVRSAAATDPEIAEIWRTNITQRHTVVAVFTGRLAAEGSLRPGVSPLRAADTALAIMTPETYLLLTRDRGWSNEEWSEWAADTLARLLLP is encoded by the coding sequence GTGAGCGGCAGCCTGAAGACCGGAGTGCGCGCGGCGAAGGCCGCCGCCACCCGCGAGCGCATGCTGAAGGCGGCCCGCAAGCTGTTCACTGAAGGCGGCTACACGGCCACGACGATGCAGGCGATCGCCGCCGAAGCCGGCGTCGCCGTGCAGACGCTCTACTTCACCTTCGACACCAAACGCGCGATCCTCAAAGAACTCCTCGACGTCGAGATCGCCGGCGACACCCTGCCGATCGCGTCCCTCGAGCGGCCCTGGGCCGATGAAGCCCTAGCCGCCCCACCCGCCGAGATGCTGCGCCTACTCGCGGTGAAGACCGCCGAGGTCCATTCCCGAGTCGCGGCGGTACTGGAAGTCGTACGGTCCGCCGCCGCCACCGACCCGGAGATCGCCGAAATCTGGCGCACCAACATCACCCAGCGCCACACCGTCGTAGCCGTGTTCACGGGCCGGCTCGCCGCTGAAGGCAGCCTTCGTCCCGGCGTCAGCCCACTGCGCGCCGCCGACACCGCGCTCGCGATCATGACGCCGGAGACCTATCTGCTCCTCACGCGCGACCGCGGCTGGAGCAACGAGGAATGGTCCGAGTGGGCCGCCGACACCCTCGCGCGCCTGCTACTCCCATAG
- a CDS encoding MarR family winged helix-turn-helix transcriptional regulator: MESLRSYGGHYAELSRRFAAWLGLHSTDATAVLEIAAAEERGAPLSPARLSERISLSTGATTALLNRLEAAGHIMRAREHSDRRIVTLRSGGHIQERADEFFGPLAHRLDAAMSHYPPRFLEQVEAFMADLNTTMDSHLAEQDAVTPRSRRTPDA; this comes from the coding sequence ATGGAGTCGCTGAGGAGCTACGGCGGCCACTACGCCGAGCTCAGCCGGCGCTTCGCCGCCTGGCTGGGCCTGCACTCCACCGACGCGACCGCGGTCCTGGAGATCGCCGCCGCCGAGGAGCGCGGCGCCCCCCTGTCGCCGGCGCGGCTGAGCGAGCGGATCTCCCTGTCCACGGGCGCCACCACCGCGCTGCTCAACCGCCTCGAAGCGGCGGGGCACATCATGAGGGCCCGCGAGCACTCCGACCGGCGTATCGTCACGCTGCGCAGCGGCGGTCACATCCAGGAACGGGCGGACGAGTTCTTCGGCCCGCTCGCCCACCGTCTCGACGCCGCGATGTCGCACTACCCGCCCCGGTTCCTGGAACAGGTCGAAGCGTTCATGGCCGACCTGAACACCACCATGGACAGCCACCTCGCGGAACAAGACGCGGTGACACCGCGCTCCCGCCGCACCCCCGATGCGTAA
- a CDS encoding MFS transporter, producing MRARSFMGRGGALALITAVELLVFLDTSVVNIALPQIGAGLHLREAGLSWVTNAYLLAFGGCMLVGGRAADHFGARRMFQIGLALFTLASAAAGLAVAPWHLIAARALQGIGGAVLIPAQLSLLTQTFTEPDARRRAFGVWSAMGAAGAAIGTSAGGLLTQTLGWPAIFLINVPIGAVVLIVSPRLLAADPVRTRGATARLDLPGAVVGTAGLLTLGYAVGALADPGTRVVAAGLSAVAVVLLVVFAVIESRTQEPLVPLRLFGVREVTGSTLVNALVGAAHVPAFALLALYLQQTQHYGPNRSGLAVLPVAAAALVTSRTVIPGLLERLGARQVLAIGLALQAAGLAWFAMLPPRVDYLSDVLPAALLLGVGLPAAFVGVTAPAVTAVASADAGVTAGVVSTAQRIGSGLGVTAVLVLAAAVTGDETTATSPAYLAGLRAGFAACAALALLGLLLTLILLRPDPSKAAVTPAVAKGHH from the coding sequence ATGCGTGCACGCTCATTCATGGGTCGCGGCGGGGCCTTGGCACTGATCACCGCCGTCGAGCTGCTCGTCTTTCTGGACACCTCGGTGGTCAACATCGCTCTGCCGCAGATCGGCGCCGGCCTGCACCTGCGTGAGGCGGGTCTGAGCTGGGTCACCAACGCGTACCTGCTGGCCTTTGGCGGGTGCATGCTGGTCGGTGGCCGGGCAGCCGATCACTTCGGCGCCCGGCGTATGTTCCAGATCGGACTGGCCCTGTTCACGCTAGCCTCGGCTGCTGCCGGACTGGCCGTGGCACCCTGGCACTTGATCGCCGCCCGCGCACTGCAGGGCATCGGCGGCGCGGTGCTCATCCCCGCGCAACTCTCTCTGCTCACACAGACTTTCACCGAGCCGGACGCGCGCCGCCGCGCGTTCGGGGTGTGGAGCGCGATGGGGGCTGCCGGTGCGGCGATCGGCACCTCCGCCGGCGGGCTGCTCACGCAGACCCTGGGCTGGCCCGCGATCTTCCTGATCAACGTGCCGATCGGCGCGGTCGTCCTCATCGTGAGCCCGCGCCTTCTCGCGGCCGATCCGGTCCGGACTCGGGGCGCGACCGCCCGGCTCGACCTTCCTGGCGCCGTCGTCGGTACCGCAGGACTGCTGACACTCGGCTACGCCGTCGGTGCGCTGGCCGACCCCGGTACGCGCGTAGTCGCCGCGGGGCTGTCGGCCGTCGCCGTGGTGCTGCTCGTGGTTTTCGCGGTCATCGAGTCGCGTACCCAGGAGCCGCTGGTGCCGTTGCGGCTGTTCGGCGTACGCGAGGTCACCGGGTCGACGCTGGTCAACGCGCTGGTCGGTGCGGCGCACGTCCCGGCATTCGCGCTGCTGGCGCTGTACCTGCAGCAGACGCAGCACTACGGCCCGAACCGCTCGGGCCTGGCCGTCTTGCCTGTCGCGGCCGCTGCCCTGGTCACGTCGCGGACGGTCATCCCCGGGCTGCTCGAACGGCTGGGTGCCCGCCAGGTGCTGGCCATCGGCCTCGCCCTGCAAGCGGCCGGACTGGCCTGGTTCGCCATGCTGCCCCCCAGAGTGGACTACCTGTCGGATGTCCTGCCTGCGGCGCTCCTGCTGGGCGTCGGCCTTCCGGCAGCGTTTGTCGGCGTCACCGCCCCGGCGGTCACGGCGGTCGCCTCCGCCGACGCGGGCGTGACGGCGGGAGTCGTCAGCACCGCCCAGCGCATCGGCTCCGGGCTCGGGGTCACCGCAGTCCTCGTACTGGCCGCCGCGGTGACTGGTGACGAGACGACCGCCACGAGCCCCGCGTACCTGGCCGGATTGCGGGCCGGGTTCGCCGCGTGCGCGGCACTCGCCCTGCTCGGCCTGCTGCTCACCCTCATCCTTCTGCGCCCCGATCCATCCAAGGCCGCCGTGACGCCGGCCGTAGCGAAAGGACACCACTGA
- a CDS encoding SagB family peptide dehydrogenase, producing the protein MTTTMAPDRIAVTVRRGITFEPVTDGLAITGPTWSTVLPSADPQLATALCEALAEARPPSSVVREVAGRMGLAAVAAAYQTIARLQGAGLLDRVVLSEGRVVARLTGEGTVPASDATIQDGPHLRLSKFAVMTGHGGTAALASGRDPRRVEVDPQLLPDIVGGGLAARTDWPGVGVRQLLLAAGLWVDPATELEAGGWTPWELWFYQRTTEWRGSDRYGGTYPFTGDSPPYATPVTGRLFPLDVPDLASRERTDPPLVEVVERRRSARHLTPPSIAQVGELLYRSCRVRRSFYDRGLEVVDRPCPSGGSIHELETYLIVTECEGIEPGLWRYVADQHALELISADPARCATLAQDIGDVGKIFTPPPVGIVLAARFGRLMWKYETMAYALVLRHVGVMYQTLYLNAYATGLGVRGLGGMSNYAFERVSGRDPLVEGMVGAMLLGVPTEPEAGS; encoded by the coding sequence ATGACGACCACAATGGCTCCCGACCGGATCGCGGTGACGGTACGCCGTGGCATCACATTCGAACCCGTGACCGACGGACTCGCGATCACCGGTCCGACCTGGTCGACGGTCCTCCCGAGCGCCGATCCCCAGCTCGCGACCGCCCTGTGCGAAGCACTCGCCGAGGCAAGACCACCCTCGTCCGTAGTGCGCGAGGTTGCCGGCCGGATGGGCCTGGCCGCGGTGGCCGCCGCCTACCAGACCATCGCACGGCTCCAGGGGGCGGGACTGCTGGACCGCGTCGTGCTCTCCGAGGGGCGGGTGGTCGCCCGGCTGACCGGAGAGGGCACGGTGCCCGCCTCGGACGCCACGATCCAGGATGGACCCCATCTGCGGTTGTCGAAGTTCGCGGTGATGACCGGCCACGGCGGGACCGCGGCATTGGCCAGCGGCCGCGACCCGAGGCGGGTCGAGGTCGATCCTCAGCTCCTACCCGACATCGTCGGCGGTGGCCTCGCCGCGAGAACGGACTGGCCGGGCGTCGGCGTACGCCAGCTGCTGCTGGCAGCCGGGCTCTGGGTCGATCCGGCAACGGAACTCGAGGCGGGCGGCTGGACGCCGTGGGAGCTGTGGTTCTATCAGCGCACGACGGAGTGGCGCGGCTCTGACCGGTATGGCGGCACCTACCCGTTCACCGGGGATTCGCCGCCGTACGCGACACCGGTCACCGGGCGGCTCTTCCCCCTCGACGTTCCGGATCTCGCGAGTCGCGAGCGCACGGACCCCCCACTGGTCGAGGTGGTCGAACGCCGCAGATCCGCTCGGCACCTCACGCCGCCGTCGATCGCGCAGGTCGGCGAACTGCTCTACCGCAGCTGTCGCGTACGCCGCTCGTTCTACGACAGAGGGCTGGAGGTCGTCGACCGGCCGTGCCCCTCCGGTGGGTCCATCCACGAGCTGGAGACCTACCTGATCGTCACCGAGTGCGAGGGCATCGAGCCGGGGCTCTGGCGATACGTGGCCGACCAGCATGCGCTCGAACTGATCAGTGCCGACCCCGCCCGCTGCGCCACCCTTGCGCAAGACATCGGCGACGTCGGGAAGATCTTTACCCCGCCGCCGGTGGGCATCGTGCTCGCAGCACGCTTCGGCCGGCTGATGTGGAAGTACGAGACAATGGCGTACGCCCTGGTCCTCAGGCATGTGGGCGTCATGTACCAGACGCTCTACCTCAACGCGTACGCCACCGGTCTCGGCGTCCGCGGCCTCGGCGGCATGTCGAACTACGCGTTCGAGCGCGTGAGCGGCCGCGACCCGCTCGTGGAGGGCATGGTCGGCGCGATGCTCCTCGGCGTGCCCACGGAGCCGGAGGCAGGGTCATAA
- a CDS encoding bifunctional 2-polyprenyl-6-hydroxyphenol methylase/3-demethylubiquinol 3-O-methyltransferase UbiG, which yields MTLATGDERWLAETWPFVRDQLPTAPARVLEVGCGPLGGFVPALHAAGYAAVGVDPHAPHAPGYHRERFEDHAVDGPFDVIVACTSLHHVDRIDTIVDRIHAALRPGGTLIVVEWAWERFDEPTARWCFTHLPSEPMEPGWLQRHHDRWQAAGISWDTYLRGFAAEEGLHTGDAITGVLNSTFTTDQLTYTPYFAAGLDATSADEQAAIEEGSVRATGIRYVGRRAS from the coding sequence ATGACCCTTGCCACTGGCGACGAGCGATGGCTTGCTGAGACCTGGCCGTTCGTCCGCGACCAGCTGCCGACGGCACCCGCCCGGGTGCTCGAGGTCGGCTGCGGGCCGCTCGGCGGTTTCGTTCCCGCGCTGCACGCCGCAGGCTATGCGGCGGTCGGCGTCGATCCGCACGCACCGCATGCGCCCGGTTACCACCGCGAGCGTTTCGAAGACCACGCCGTCGACGGCCCGTTCGATGTGATCGTCGCATGCACGTCGCTGCACCACGTGGACCGCATCGACACCATCGTCGACCGGATCCACGCTGCGCTGCGTCCCGGCGGGACGCTGATCGTCGTCGAATGGGCATGGGAGCGGTTCGACGAACCGACTGCCCGATGGTGCTTCACCCACCTGCCGTCCGAGCCGATGGAGCCAGGATGGCTGCAGCGCCACCACGACCGGTGGCAGGCAGCCGGAATCAGCTGGGACACCTATCTACGCGGCTTCGCGGCCGAGGAGGGCCTGCATACCGGCGACGCCATCACCGGAGTTCTGAACTCGACGTTCACGACAGACCAGCTCACCTACACGCCGTACTTCGCTGCCGGCCTCGACGCCACGAGCGCTGACGAGCAGGCCGCGATCGAAGAGGGCTCGGTTCGGGCCACCGGGATCCGCTACGTCGGCCGCCGGGCGTCATGA
- a CDS encoding MFS transporter, producing MRDPAPTPDQATEPYQWRWLILAVMIVAEIMDLLDASIVNVAGPDLEKSLGAGSVGLQWVIGGYALTLGAGLVLGGRLGDRYGRRRMFLVGLAAFTATSLLCAAAPNIGSLIAFRLLQGVTAAMLLPQGLGLLRENFSGPELTKVFAIFGPVLGLGGIIGPVLGGFLIEGDFFDLGWRSVFLVNLPIGIAALIVAAKFVPRKVGDRTVQVDMAGAALVVISCALLVLPLNQGQEDGWPL from the coding sequence GTGCGTGACCCGGCCCCCACCCCTGACCAGGCGACCGAGCCCTACCAGTGGCGATGGCTGATCCTGGCGGTGATGATCGTCGCGGAGATCATGGATCTCTTAGACGCATCGATCGTCAACGTCGCCGGACCGGACCTGGAGAAGTCCCTCGGTGCCGGGTCCGTCGGCCTGCAATGGGTGATCGGCGGCTACGCCCTCACCCTGGGCGCCGGGCTCGTGCTCGGCGGCCGGCTCGGCGACCGCTACGGCCGACGCCGGATGTTCCTGGTGGGACTGGCAGCCTTCACCGCGACCTCGCTACTGTGCGCGGCCGCGCCGAACATCGGGTCGCTGATCGCCTTCCGCCTGCTACAGGGCGTCACCGCTGCGATGCTGCTGCCCCAGGGCCTGGGCCTGCTGCGGGAGAACTTCTCCGGCCCCGAACTCACCAAGGTCTTCGCGATCTTCGGCCCCGTCCTCGGTCTGGGCGGCATCATCGGCCCGGTCCTGGGCGGCTTCCTCATCGAGGGCGACTTCTTCGACCTGGGCTGGCGGTCGGTGTTCCTGGTCAACCTGCCCATCGGCATCGCGGCACTGATCGTCGCCGCGAAGTTCGTGCCCAGGAAGGTGGGCGACCGCACGGTGCAGGTCGACATGGCCGGTGCCGCGCTGGTCGTGATCTCCTGCGCTCTGCTGGTGCTACCGCTGAACCAGGGGCAGGAGGACGGCTGGCCGCTGTGA
- the gyrB gene encoding DNA topoisomerase (ATP-hydrolyzing) subunit B encodes MNTAKKPTDDYNASSITVLEGLDAVRKRPGMYIGSTGERGLHHLVWEVVDNAVDEALAGVCDTIGVTLLPDNGVRVTDNGRGFPVDIHPQTKMTGVEMALTMLHAGGKFDGKAYAVSGGLHGVGVSVVNALSTRVDVAVQKDGHFWRQSFVHSKPEGQMAKGEPTDQTGSSVSFWPDPTIFETTDFKFETIYRRLQEMAFLNRGLTITLRDEREVEGRPVEDRSVTFCYTEGISDFVRHLNQTKSPIHKSVIEFSAEITGRSVEVAMQWNESYGESVYTFANTINTHEGGTHEEGFRAALTTVVNKYGADKKILKGDDKLSGEDIREGLAAIVSVKLTEPQFEGQTKTKLGNTDVKGFVQKACSEWLSDWLERNPAEARVIITKASQAARARIAASQARKLARRKSLLESGSMPGKLADCQSTDPKMCELFIVEGDSAGGSAKQGRDPRVQAILPIRGKILNVEKARIDKVLRNNEVQALITAMGTGIHDEFDIERLRYHKVVLMADADVDGQHIQTLLLTLLFRFMRPLVELGHVYLAAPPLYKIKWNKKGDDFQYAYSDRDRDSLIALRQEKRANAKPDDVQRFKGLGEMNYPELWETTMDPATRTLRQITLDDAATADELFSVLMGEDVEARRSFIQRNAKDVRFLDI; translated from the coding sequence GTGAACACGGCTAAAAAGCCCACGGATGACTACAACGCCTCATCGATCACGGTGCTCGAGGGACTCGACGCGGTGCGCAAGCGCCCCGGCATGTACATCGGGTCCACCGGCGAACGCGGCCTCCACCACCTGGTCTGGGAGGTTGTGGACAACGCGGTCGACGAGGCGCTCGCGGGAGTGTGCGACACCATCGGGGTGACCTTGCTCCCCGACAACGGAGTCCGGGTGACCGACAACGGTCGTGGATTCCCGGTCGACATCCATCCCCAGACCAAGATGACCGGCGTGGAGATGGCGTTGACCATGCTGCACGCGGGCGGGAAGTTCGACGGCAAGGCATACGCGGTGTCCGGCGGCCTGCACGGCGTCGGCGTATCGGTGGTGAACGCCCTGTCGACCCGCGTCGACGTCGCGGTGCAGAAGGACGGACATTTCTGGCGCCAGAGCTTCGTCCACTCGAAGCCGGAAGGCCAGATGGCCAAGGGGGAGCCCACGGATCAGACGGGCAGCTCCGTCAGCTTCTGGCCCGACCCGACGATCTTCGAGACGACGGACTTCAAGTTCGAGACCATCTACCGCCGTCTTCAGGAGATGGCATTCCTGAATCGCGGACTGACCATCACTCTGCGCGATGAGCGCGAGGTCGAGGGACGACCGGTCGAGGATCGGTCGGTCACCTTCTGCTACACGGAGGGGATCTCGGACTTCGTCCGCCACCTCAACCAGACCAAGAGCCCGATCCACAAGTCGGTGATCGAGTTCAGCGCGGAGATCACGGGCCGGTCGGTCGAGGTCGCGATGCAGTGGAACGAGTCGTACGGCGAGTCGGTCTACACCTTCGCCAACACGATCAACACGCACGAGGGCGGCACGCACGAAGAGGGCTTCCGGGCGGCACTGACCACGGTCGTCAACAAGTACGGCGCGGACAAGAAGATCCTCAAGGGCGACGACAAGCTCTCCGGCGAGGACATCCGGGAAGGGCTCGCCGCGATCGTCTCGGTCAAGCTGACCGAGCCCCAGTTCGAGGGGCAGACCAAGACCAAGCTCGGCAACACCGACGTGAAGGGCTTCGTGCAGAAGGCCTGCAGCGAGTGGTTGTCGGACTGGCTGGAGCGCAACCCGGCCGAGGCGCGCGTGATCATCACGAAGGCGTCGCAGGCGGCCCGGGCCCGGATCGCGGCGTCGCAGGCGCGCAAGCTCGCGCGGCGCAAGTCGCTGCTGGAGTCGGGCTCGATGCCGGGCAAGCTGGCCGACTGCCAGTCGACCGACCCGAAGATGTGCGAGCTGTTCATCGTCGAGGGCGACTCGGCCGGCGGCTCGGCCAAGCAGGGCCGCGACCCCCGAGTGCAGGCCATCCTCCCGATCCGCGGCAAGATCCTGAACGTCGAGAAGGCGCGCATCGACAAGGTGCTGCGCAACAACGAGGTCCAGGCGCTGATCACCGCGATGGGCACGGGCATCCACGACGAGTTCGACATCGAGAGGCTGCGGTACCACAAGGTGGTGCTGATGGCCGACGCGGACGTCGACGGCCAGCACATCCAGACCCTGCTGCTGACCCTGCTCTTCCGCTTCATGCGGCCGCTGGTCGAGCTGGGCCACGTCTACCTCGCGGCCCCGCCGCTCTACAAGATCAAGTGGAACAAGAAGGGCGACGACTTCCAGTACGCCTACTCCGACCGGGACCGCGACAGCCTCATCGCCCTGCGTCAGGAGAAGCGGGCGAACGCGAAGCCGGACGACGTGCAGCGGTTCAAGGGTCTCGGCGAGATGAACTACCCGGAGCTGTGGGAGACCACGATGGACCCGGCCACCCGGACGCTGCGCCAGATCACCCTCGACGACGCGGCTACCGCGGACGAGCTCTTCAGCGTTCTGATGGGCGAGGACGTCGAGGCTCGGCGGTCGTTCATCCAGCGCAACGCCAAAGACGTTCGCTTTCTGGACATCTAG